Proteins encoded by one window of Bradyrhizobium sp. B097:
- a CDS encoding TlpA disulfide reductase family protein, which yields MTPAPEIAASRWFNAGEPLTLAALRGRPVLLHAFQMLCPGCVSHGTPQTQRAFELFKHSDLQVIGLHTVFEHHAAMTPVSLEAFIHEYRLTFPIGVDEAGDGTPIPVTMQRYGMQGTPTSILIGRDGNIVHHGFGQQSDMALGAIIAAELAAPHG from the coding sequence GTGACTCCAGCACCTGAAATCGCCGCCTCGCGCTGGTTCAACGCCGGCGAGCCCCTGACCCTGGCCGCGCTGCGCGGCCGCCCGGTGCTGCTGCACGCCTTCCAGATGCTGTGTCCCGGCTGCGTCAGCCACGGCACGCCGCAGACACAGCGCGCGTTCGAGCTATTCAAGCATTCGGACCTGCAGGTGATCGGGCTGCACACCGTGTTCGAGCACCACGCGGCGATGACGCCGGTATCGTTGGAAGCCTTCATCCACGAATACCGGCTGACCTTCCCGATCGGCGTCGACGAGGCCGGCGACGGCACGCCGATCCCCGTCACCATGCAGCGCTACGGCATGCAGGGAACCCCGACCAGCATCCTGATCGGCCGCGACGGCAACATCGTGCATCACGGTTTTGGCCAGCAGAGCGACATGGCGCTCGGCGCGATCATTGCCGCGGAGCTTGCCGCGCCGCACGGCTGA
- a CDS encoding aldehyde dehydrogenase produces the protein MKTYQLYINGQYVDPANGEWFDSIDPYRGEAWAKIPRGSAADADKAVKAANEAMWRGPWAKMTASARGKVMRKLGDLVAANAERLAEIEVRDNGKLMAEMLGQLRYHPEWWWYFGGLVDKLEGGLVPIDKADTFAYTTHEPVGVVAALTAWNSPLLFVAWKCAAALAAGCAVVVKPSEFTSASTLEFAALTKEAGIPDGIFNVVTGFGPEAGSALISHPGVAKITFTGSDTTGAKVYETAAKSLKRVSLELGGKSPNIVFEDADLTAAAAGAISGIFAATGQTCIAGSRLLVQNSIKEKFVARVLELAKSAKIGDPMQADTNVGPITTPAQYKKVLDYIDIAKAEGARCLLGGKPASGEGIKGGQFVEPTIFTDVDNTMRIAREEVFGPVLSIISFDTEEDAIRIANDTIYGLAAGIWTKDLARAIRVPKQLRAGTVWVNTYRAISYMMPFGGMKFSGVGRESGIDAVREYQETKSVWISTATDVPANPFVMR, from the coding sequence ATGAAGACCTATCAGCTCTACATCAACGGCCAGTATGTCGATCCCGCCAATGGCGAGTGGTTCGACAGCATCGATCCCTATCGCGGCGAGGCCTGGGCCAAAATTCCGCGCGGCTCGGCGGCCGATGCCGACAAGGCGGTGAAAGCCGCCAATGAGGCGATGTGGCGCGGCCCGTGGGCGAAGATGACGGCGTCCGCGCGCGGCAAGGTGATGCGCAAGCTCGGCGACCTCGTCGCGGCCAACGCGGAGCGTCTCGCCGAGATCGAGGTGCGCGACAACGGCAAGCTGATGGCCGAGATGCTGGGCCAGCTCCGCTACCATCCGGAGTGGTGGTGGTATTTCGGCGGCCTCGTCGACAAGCTCGAGGGCGGCCTGGTGCCGATCGACAAGGCGGATACGTTTGCCTACACGACGCATGAGCCGGTCGGCGTCGTCGCGGCGCTGACCGCCTGGAATTCGCCGCTGCTGTTCGTCGCCTGGAAATGCGCCGCCGCGCTCGCCGCCGGTTGCGCGGTGGTGGTCAAGCCCTCGGAATTCACCTCGGCCAGCACGCTCGAATTCGCGGCGCTGACCAAGGAAGCCGGAATTCCCGACGGCATCTTCAACGTGGTGACCGGCTTCGGGCCGGAGGCAGGCTCCGCATTGATCTCGCATCCCGGCGTCGCCAAGATCACCTTCACCGGATCGGACACCACCGGCGCAAAGGTCTACGAGACCGCGGCCAAGAGCCTCAAACGCGTCTCGCTCGAGCTCGGTGGCAAGTCGCCCAACATCGTGTTCGAGGATGCCGACCTGACGGCGGCTGCGGCCGGCGCGATCTCCGGCATCTTCGCCGCCACCGGCCAGACCTGCATCGCCGGTTCGCGCCTCTTGGTGCAGAACTCGATCAAGGAGAAGTTCGTCGCGCGCGTGCTGGAGCTGGCGAAATCCGCCAAGATCGGCGATCCCATGCAAGCCGACACCAATGTCGGCCCGATCACGACGCCCGCGCAGTACAAGAAGGTGCTCGACTATATCGATATCGCGAAAGCCGAAGGCGCGCGCTGCCTGCTCGGCGGCAAGCCGGCCTCCGGCGAGGGTATCAAGGGCGGCCAGTTCGTCGAGCCGACCATCTTCACCGATGTCGACAACACCATGCGGATCGCCCGCGAGGAGGTGTTCGGCCCGGTGCTGTCGATCATCTCCTTCGACACCGAGGAAGACGCCATCCGCATCGCCAACGACACGATCTACGGCCTTGCCGCCGGCATCTGGACCAAGGATCTCGCGCGCGCCATCCGCGTGCCGAAGCAGCTCCGCGCCGGCACCGTGTGGGTCAACACCTACCGCGCCATCAGCTACATGATGCCGTTCGGCGGCATGAAGTTCTCCGGCGTCGGCCGCG